Proteins from one Sabethes cyaneus chromosome 2, idSabCyanKW18_F2, whole genome shotgun sequence genomic window:
- the LOC128736845 gene encoding GATA zinc finger domain-containing protein 16-like: protein MTTNRSGRRQFFPGSADYDDLRNSIEGSLGPSDNSLYPVDAVGSELDDKRRLFDSYNYAGGYYDYDNVYDEAPLERIKEPVKAVEQCKPENRGANQVTVVDPHLTHVGAMIAKSLKILLIMIAVLAIPATVVHLVLIPLKLLIGLKALAIANAAALGALAAKIWYKPKHGTGDHGYGGSGSSISNIQPITQIATLPINNNQNPNVWNNCTSCPYPYPVVFPWWLYYGNNSNVNNNNNSNNNSNSNTNTNTNTNINNNNNNNNNNNNNNNNNNQKKLGISEGSPKKQKTLSVIHSLKPEDFRNMTESDIKTVLTFLKRKHKKVH from the exons ATGACCACCAACCGGAGTGGCCGTCGCCAGTTCTTTCCGGGAAGTGCCgattatgatgatttgagaaATAGTATCGAAGGTTCGTTGGGACCTTCAGACAACTCCCTGTATCCGGTCGACGCAGTAGGCAGTGAGCTGGACGATAAAAGGCGATTGTTTGACAGTTACAATTATGCGGGTGGTTATTATGATTATGATAATGT TTACGATGAGGCGCCACTGGAAAGGATCAAGGAGCCGGTGAAAGCGGTGGAACAGTGCAAGCCAGAAAATAGAGGGGCCAATCAAGTGACTGTAGTGGATCCACATTTGACTCACGTGGGAGCAATGATAGCAAAATCATTAAAGATTTTACTGATCATGATTGCGGTGCTGGCCATACCAGCAAcggtggttcatctggttttgATTCCACTGAAGTTGCTAATTGGATTGAAGGCACTAGCGATTGCCAATGCGGCCGCGTTGGGTGCTCTTGCCGCCAAGATTTGGTACAAGCCGAAACATGGAACTGGTGATCATGGTTATGGAGGGAGCGGATCCAGTATTAGTAATATTCAGCCGATCACACAAATCGCCACACTGCCCATAAACAACAACCAAAATCCAAATGTTTGGAATAATTGTACCAGCTGCCCTTATCCTTATCCGGTTGTTTTTCCATGGTGGTTGTATTATGGCAATAATTCTAACGtcaataacaataataacagCAACAATAATTCAAACAGTAACACaaatactaatactaatactaatataaataataacaacaataacaataataataataataataataataataacaataatcagAAAAAATTGGGAATATCAGAAGGAAGCCCCAAAAAACAGAAGACACTGAGTGTAATACATTCGCTGAAACCCGAAGACTTTAGGAATATGACAGAAAGTGATATCAAAACGGTGCTGACGTTTTTGAAACGAAAACATAAGAAGGTTCATTAA